From the Bombus vancouverensis nearcticus chromosome 3, iyBomVanc1_principal, whole genome shotgun sequence genome, one window contains:
- the Srrm234 gene encoding serine-arginine repetitive matrix 2/3/4 isoform X3, which translates to MYNGIGLQTPRGSGTNGHVQRNWAIVRKTKDKVTYKTDEGKLDQLNKQPNKDILDHVRKRKVEVKCAELADILEEQGFTSEEVTKKVESYRSMLMGTDTKPAISRDEFGRVNVRETHQIAEAQQEKNAKLREAFGISEFFVEGSSLDPERHAREAEARAAASKVYELVRTPSPAPDTTSVPEKKKRKRSGSAIKKKKGKKHKKERSESPKGSKKKEKSKKKKKEKKHKKTEASSSDSDSSEASDDSSSSETESKKKKKKKKKKSKAEAKEKHEKKKIPVKKKHQSSDSSSDSSPERPKKSMKHDKIVEKAKNDETENTTKEPRSNRSPKKQEKGRNETPPPKRKDSPVKKPASEKKDKSPAVHKSPPPRRHRSPSRSKADRGRSPRRYSRSRRISPSPRRRRISRSPRRYNRYSISRSRSRSRYDRYGSRRRFSPLPRRRRSDSRRRSRSPRRQRDRRERSRDRRRSRSRTRSRSRRSTLSYSPVRKNPERYKHILEEKKKRDQKKNHDNKRKSRSTSKARKMRTITPRVRLRSSSEDETDIADDEPKAEDEEKMKEMHTLKRLQSGLAAKARETLGKKVISPVKIKVEKKEDNVLDIALPNDPPKMVQNTIGLVQEKSKSKSPISHLPAIQSPVSSRSPSPALPLTREEAAIKIRSPSESPPPLPPVLNKVDLRSPSMTAKTNHRSKSPSITKKNSPVASRKHSSQSKSSSHSPPVSISHKDTTVKLRSPSESPPPIPSNKSKQRSASPVISKKSSPVSRKHSPRNKSYSRSPSRSYTRSVSLEKRSSRSPRHCSRSVSRDKKSRSVSRSKKSASPRHRSPTSPSRSKKSSKSPARSKRLSRSRSSSESKRSVSRSPSRSKKSPSHSPEKSRSRSRTRSLSKGSRSRSLSKKSRSRSLSKKSRSRSLSKKSRSRSLSKKSRSRSRSLSRLSRDKEKRSHSRSSSRSSLSSRHSRRSFSSSSRSSSSVSSRSSRSTSSSSASSRSRSPSIPRRHGSPSFLDRRRITRDRSRDRHRR; encoded by the exons ATGTACAATGGAATTGGATTACAAACACCACGAGGTTCTGGAACAAATGGTCATGTCCAAAGAAATTGGGCAATTGTACGCAAGACTAAAGACAAAGTCACTTACAAAACAGATGAAGGAAAATTAGATCAGCTAAATAAGCAACCTAACAAAGATATTCTTGATCATGTTAGAAAAAGGAAAGTTGAAGTCAAATGTGCAGAATTGGCAGATATCTTAGAGGAACAAGG ATTTACATCCGAAGAGGTAACAAAGAAAGTAGAATCATACAGATCCATGTTAATGGGAACTGACACCAAACCAGCAATATCTAGAGATGAATTTGGTCGTGTAAA TGTAAGAGAGACACATCAGATCGCCGAGGCGCAGCAAGAGAAAAATGCAAAGCTACGCGAGGCGTTCGGGATATCGGAGTTCTTCGTGGAGGGAAGTAGCCTAGATCCGGAGAGGCACGCGCGCGAGGCTGAGGCAAGAGCGGCGGCGAGCAAAGTGTATGAATTAGTACGGACCCCGAGTCCAGCTCCGGACACTACGTCCGTCCCGGAGAAGAAGAAACGCAAACGGTCCGGTAGtgcaattaaaaagaaaaagggaaagaagcaCAAGAAGGAAAG GTCGGAATCTCCGAAGGGTagcaagaagaaagaaaaatccaagaagaagaaaaaggaaaagaaacacAAGAAGACTGAGGCTAGTTCCTCTGACAGTGATTCTAGTGAAGCTTCAGATGATAGCAG ttCTTCCGAAACTGagtcaaagaagaaaaagaaaaaaaagaagaagaagtcaaaggCAGAGGCAAAAGAAAAGCACGAG AAGAAAAAAATACCTGTCAAGAAGAAGCATCAGTCATCCGACAGCTCGTCAGATAg TTCTCCGGAGAGGCCGAAAAAGTCTATGAAACatgacaaaattgtagagaaagctAAGAACGATGAGACGGAGAACACAACAAAAGAGCCTCGATCGAATCGCTCACCAAAGAAGCAAGAGAAAGGTCGAAACGAAACTCCTCCTCCCAAGAGGAAAGATTCTCCCGTTAAAAAACCCGCGTCAGAGAAAAAGGATAAATCACCAGCTGTACATAAGAGTCCTCCACCAAGGCGACATAGATCACCATCAAGAAGTAAAGCTGATAGAGGAAGGTCTCCTAGAAGATATTCAAGGTCACGACGAATCAGCCCTTCACCAAGGAGAAGAAGGATTTCGAGATCTCCAAGAAGATACAACAGATATTCCATATCCAGAAGCAGAAGTCGATCGAGGTACGATCGTTATGGATCACGACGTCGATTTTCACCACTTCCTAGGCGCAGGAGATCCGATTCTCGAAGAAGATCCAGGTCTCCCAGAAGACAGAGAGATAGACGGGAAAGATCTAGAGATCGTCGTAGAAGTCGTAGTAGAACAAGAAGTAGATCTAGAAGATCTACTTTGAGTTATTCTCCCGTACGGAAAAATCCGGAACGGTACAAACACATattagaagagaagaagaaacgagatcAAAAGAAGAATCACGATAACAAACGGAAATCCCGGTCAACTTCGAAAGCGAGAAAAATGCGAACAATTACACCAAGAGTTAGGTTACGTTCCTCGAGCGAAGATGAAACAGATATAGCAGACGATGAACCAAAAGCAGAGGAcgaagaaaaaatgaaagaaatgcaTACATTGAAGCGATTACAGAGTGGATTAGCCGCGAAAGCCAGAGAGACTCTTGGTAAGAAGGTAATAAGTCCAGTAAAGATTAAAGTtgagaagaaagaagataacGTGTTGGATATAGCTTTACCAAATGACCCGCCCAAAATGGTACAAAATACTATTGGTCTTGTGCAAGAGAAATCTAAGTCAAAATCTCCTATATCTCATTTACCTGCTATTCAGTCTCCAGTGTCCAGCAGATCACCCTCACCAGCTTTGCCATTGACTAGAGAAGAGGCTGCAATAAAAATACGATCACCGAGTGAATCGCCCCCTCCATTGCCGCCAGTCTTAAATAAGGTTGACTTAAGGTCACCGAGCATGACTGCTAAGACAAATCATCGTTCGAAGTCTCCTAGTATCACCAAGAAGAATTCGCCAGTTGCCTCAAGGAAACACTCGTCACAGAGCAAATCGTCCTCACACTCACCGCCCGTATCTATCTCCCATAAAGACACTACTGTAAAATTACGTTCTCCAAGTGAATCTCCGCCTCCGATTCCTAGTAACAAATCTAAGCAAAGATCTGCATCACCAGTCATCTCAAAAAAGAGTTCTCCTGTTTCTAGAAAGCATTCTCCGAGGAATAAGTCTTACTCCAGGTCACCTTCCAGGTCGTACACGAGATCTGTGTCACTGGAGAAAAGGTCTTCCAGATCGCCTCGGCATTGTTCAAGGTCCGTCTCCAGAGACAAAAAATCGCGTTCTGTATCAAGAAGCAAGAAATCGGCATCTCCTAGACACAGGTCTCCAACATCGCCATCaagatcgaagaaatcatcTAAATCTCCAGCAAGGTCAAAGAGATTGAGCAGGTCAAGGTCTTCTTCGGAATCAAAACGATCTGTATCTAGATCTCCGTCACGTTCAAAAAAATCTCCGTCTCATTCACCGGAAAAATCAAGGTCCAGAAGTAGGACCAGGTCGTTATCGAAAGGATCCAGGAGCCGATCTCTATCGAAGAAGTCTAGAAGCAGATCTTTGTCAAAGAAATCGCGTAGTCGATCACTGTCGAAGAAATCTAGAAGTCGGTCGCTATCGAAGAAGTCAAGGAGCCGTTCGCGGTCATTGTCCAGGCTGTCGCGAGATAAAGAGAAGAGAAGTCATAGTAGGAGTAGTTCACGTTCTTCTTTAAG TTCAAGGCATAGTCGTAGAAGTTTCTCTAGTTCATCGCGGTCATCAAGCAGTGTTTCTAGTAGGTCTTCTCGTTCAACGTCCAGCAGTTCAGCTTCTAGTAGGTCTCGGTCTCCGTCGATACCTCGACGTCATGGCTCACCTAGTTTTCTAGATAGACGTCGTATTACAAG AGACAGATCGAGGGACAGGCATAGAAGATAA